In the genome of Streptomyces globosus, one region contains:
- a CDS encoding type IV secretory system conjugative DNA transfer family protein: protein MATNRRKAARPKASSWEKISARKPGETLTNRDVHDNQQLDRSKFLTLRSTRPGIVVAVIAGVLVTVVAWVFYSLIAAAVLSAGVFVGSGVSGSGSGKPSAYYVQDTMTGAGGSVVKCYRPLTEDGNPDVKAKCHPSAGAVPVPVWYTAAKDGNLGAGRPAEPEKSATTVGEQLADVSGFKLFITLGSGLMVALVIGTWFSRRVAAANLMNTTSDINQYQNDQHIALPEEIQQNYDWFPDAGAHSSVQVSSMLSHMMLRQKGLGTVEVAQRAKEDVTDEEGNLVYYAGEAMDDDEGSPLTQTLPIIDEVFGDELFEASGLPADKTLRQKYDATRIPYNPDGKNRDKLGFGSNAYKTVAALIKEDWTFPEYEVQRPAGAYIVDTAPVNTMVLAITRAGKGQTYIEPVIDMWSREKKPSNMVINDPKGELLVKNYVPLVTRGFEPVQFNLINSMKTDIYNPLGLAADAAREGNFTKCALYVENIAGIFFPLDGGEDPVWPNAANNAFKRAAYGLIDFYLEEERELRSAAAVLDMDPVLLEQKLDDLWGKVTLYNCYQLFVQMSSKKVKNPEAELEKRVKAGEFDNDAAALAEEQAKAAARAFMWEGKADQDMLSLYFNASEALPRNNMRTMVGNAHNALRSMAGAEKMLASVYGIAITAMSFFTDPTISTLTSGKPSQNTDLAGLSFPRRLGVRFAPNYVKRDHLVGQQAVWSAYADPMFTENLGEDFEHEEIVGREGWARYNFKGKFPGAETWIKLELVNPQTKMLLRTFYFSFTKTHQVSLNGRHYVVEPVTGKKIVKNGVMRELKPVREGGTRDGKILSFQAGDTLYPDTRLDFSGGGNPEKVSYQARAITQKLSRYSEAPKALFLVTPPHLMKYAKLILILVKQLFDVSADQSYMTKSNQKPLYRTRFMLDELGNLQSEGKGIDGFATMLSIGLGQEQQFTLILQTLQQLRDVYGESVDKIVQGNTSNIVFLKSTDDSMIETLEKMSGRTHRSYRDSKQISQDLDKVIGGKTEGRVSYTMSTKEEPLISYNDMAFLSPRNSIVFRAGDAPIWNRNQTILPMSVRLLRDTIKHPGHTYSLQTIPTLSSAMDFDVRMNQPDFVKMLEKRMRQAVKAADAKAQYKEIYGYREVDIERLDPDVYADEVMEVITTMTTVDEGHDPNAPVVVDPDEYEGMSMFDEDQFIENVEVGVAVAESQAVSVERRRLLYAEGTISKEMLVNPDGSAKVRSLDIEIAEAYKSAQTELEQDREHFSVGGDGELRSADGSQTYVSQIRSDAYAKAARLINGHVKDEGSRVFAEEDVTEEDLKSLATVKVHSAFYQYLASLPSWEVLADGRFDRAMAIEMNSK from the coding sequence ATGGCCACGAACAGGCGGAAGGCGGCGCGGCCGAAGGCGAGCAGCTGGGAGAAGATCTCGGCGCGGAAGCCCGGCGAGACGCTGACGAACCGAGACGTCCACGACAACCAGCAGCTGGACCGCAGCAAGTTCCTGACCCTGAGGTCGACCAGACCGGGCATCGTCGTCGCGGTCATTGCCGGAGTGCTGGTGACGGTCGTTGCCTGGGTCTTCTACTCGCTCATCGCCGCGGCGGTGCTCTCGGCGGGCGTGTTCGTGGGCTCGGGTGTGTCCGGCAGCGGCAGCGGCAAGCCGAGTGCGTACTACGTTCAGGACACCATGACGGGTGCGGGCGGCTCGGTCGTGAAGTGTTACCGACCCCTGACCGAAGACGGCAACCCGGACGTGAAGGCTAAGTGTCACCCCAGCGCTGGGGCTGTTCCGGTCCCCGTCTGGTACACCGCTGCGAAGGACGGCAACCTCGGCGCCGGCAGGCCGGCTGAGCCCGAGAAGAGCGCGACGACGGTCGGAGAGCAGCTGGCCGACGTTTCGGGGTTCAAGCTCTTCATCACGCTCGGCTCGGGTCTGATGGTCGCCCTCGTCATCGGCACGTGGTTCTCGCGGAGGGTCGCCGCGGCGAACCTGATGAACACCACGAGCGACATCAACCAGTACCAGAACGACCAGCACATCGCCCTGCCGGAAGAGATCCAGCAGAACTACGACTGGTTCCCTGACGCCGGTGCCCACTCGAGCGTGCAGGTCAGCTCGATGCTCAGCCACATGATGCTCAGGCAGAAGGGTCTGGGCACTGTCGAGGTCGCCCAGCGCGCCAAGGAGGACGTCACCGATGAGGAGGGGAACCTCGTCTATTACGCCGGCGAGGCCATGGACGACGACGAAGGCAGTCCGCTGACGCAGACCCTGCCGATCATCGACGAAGTCTTCGGCGACGAGCTGTTCGAAGCCTCCGGCCTCCCCGCTGACAAGACCCTGCGACAGAAGTACGACGCCACACGCATCCCGTACAACCCTGACGGCAAGAACCGGGACAAACTCGGCTTCGGATCGAACGCATACAAGACCGTCGCTGCCCTGATCAAGGAGGACTGGACGTTCCCGGAGTACGAGGTCCAGCGCCCTGCCGGGGCGTACATAGTCGATACCGCGCCGGTGAACACCATGGTGCTGGCCATCACCCGAGCCGGTAAGGGCCAGACGTACATCGAGCCGGTCATCGACATGTGGTCGCGAGAGAAGAAGCCCTCGAACATGGTCATCAACGACCCCAAGGGCGAGCTGCTGGTGAAGAACTACGTGCCCCTGGTCACCAGGGGGTTCGAGCCGGTGCAGTTCAACCTGATCAACTCCATGAAGACCGACATCTACAACCCCCTGGGGCTGGCGGCCGACGCAGCGCGTGAAGGCAACTTCACCAAGTGCGCACTGTATGTGGAGAACATCGCCGGGATCTTCTTTCCGCTCGACGGCGGCGAGGACCCGGTCTGGCCCAATGCCGCCAACAACGCCTTCAAGCGCGCGGCCTACGGACTCATCGACTTCTACCTGGAAGAGGAACGGGAGCTGCGCAGCGCCGCAGCCGTGCTGGACATGGACCCGGTGCTGCTCGAGCAGAAGCTCGATGACCTCTGGGGCAAGGTCACGCTCTACAACTGCTACCAGCTCTTCGTGCAGATGAGCTCGAAGAAGGTCAAGAACCCTGAGGCCGAACTGGAAAAGCGGGTCAAGGCAGGCGAGTTCGACAACGACGCGGCCGCCCTGGCCGAGGAGCAGGCGAAGGCTGCGGCCCGGGCCTTCATGTGGGAAGGCAAGGCCGATCAGGACATGCTCAGCCTGTACTTCAACGCGAGCGAAGCGCTGCCCCGCAACAACATGCGCACGATGGTGGGCAACGCCCACAACGCGCTGCGCTCGATGGCCGGCGCAGAGAAGATGCTCGCCTCTGTGTACGGCATCGCGATCACCGCCATGTCGTTCTTCACCGACCCCACGATCTCGACGCTGACCTCGGGCAAGCCGTCGCAGAACACCGACCTGGCCGGCCTGAGCTTCCCGCGTCGCCTCGGCGTGCGCTTCGCGCCGAACTACGTCAAGCGCGACCACCTCGTCGGTCAGCAGGCCGTGTGGTCCGCCTACGCGGACCCGATGTTCACCGAGAACCTCGGCGAGGACTTCGAGCACGAGGAGATCGTCGGCCGCGAAGGTTGGGCCCGGTACAACTTCAAGGGCAAGTTCCCCGGCGCCGAAACCTGGATCAAGCTGGAGCTGGTCAACCCCCAGACGAAGATGCTGCTGCGCACCTTCTACTTCAGCTTCACGAAGACCCACCAGGTCTCGCTCAATGGCCGGCACTACGTGGTCGAGCCGGTGACGGGCAAGAAGATCGTGAAGAACGGCGTGATGCGCGAGCTGAAGCCGGTGCGTGAGGGTGGCACTCGGGACGGGAAGATCCTGTCCTTCCAGGCCGGGGACACGCTCTACCCGGACACGCGGCTCGACTTCTCCGGCGGCGGCAACCCGGAGAAGGTCTCGTATCAGGCACGGGCGATCACGCAGAAACTGTCTCGCTACTCGGAGGCCCCGAAGGCGCTGTTCCTGGTGACTCCGCCTCACCTGATGAAGTACGCGAAACTGATCCTGATTCTGGTCAAGCAGCTGTTCGATGTGAGCGCCGACCAGTCGTACATGACGAAGTCGAACCAGAAGCCGCTCTACCGCACGCGGTTCATGCTCGACGAACTCGGCAACCTGCAGTCGGAGGGCAAGGGCATCGACGGCTTCGCGACGATGCTCTCCATCGGCCTGGGCCAGGAGCAGCAGTTCACGCTCATCCTGCAGACCCTGCAGCAACTGCGCGACGTCTACGGCGAGAGCGTCGACAAGATCGTGCAGGGCAACACCTCGAACATCGTGTTCTTGAAATCCACGGACGACTCGATGATCGAGACGCTGGAGAAGATGAGCGGCAGGACTCACCGCTCGTACAGGGACAGCAAGCAGATCAGCCAGGATCTCGACAAGGTCATCGGCGGCAAGACCGAGGGCCGGGTCTCCTACACGATGAGCACCAAGGAAGAGCCGCTGATCAGCTACAACGACATGGCCTTCCTCTCGCCGCGCAACTCGATCGTCTTCCGGGCCGGCGATGCGCCGATCTGGAACCGCAACCAGACGATCCTGCCGATGTCGGTCCGGCTGCTGAGGGACACGATCAAGCACCCGGGGCACACGTACTCACTGCAGACGATCCCGACGCTGTCCAGTGCCATGGACTTCGACGTGCGGATGAATCAGCCGGACTTCGTGAAGATGCTGGAGAAGCGCATGCGGCAGGCGGTCAAGGCCGCGGACGCGAAGGCGCAGTACAAGGAGATCTACGGCTACCGGGAGGTCGACATCGAGCGCCTGGACCCGGACGTCTACGCCGACGAGGTCATGGAGGTCATCACGACGATGACCACGGTGGACGAGGGGCATGACCCCAACGCTCCGGTGGTCGTCGACCCCGACGAGTACGAGGGGATGAGCATGTTCGACGAGGACCAGTTCATCGAGAACGTCGAGGTCGGTGTCGCAGTCGCCGAGAGTCAGGCGGTCAGCGTCGAGCGGCGGCGTCTGCTCTACGCGGAGGGGACGATCAGCAAGGAGATGCTGGTCAATCCCGACGGCTCGGCAAAGGTCAGAAGCCTGGACATCGAGATCGCTGAGGCTTACAAGTCCGCGCAGACCGAGTTGGAACAGGATCGCGAGCACTTCTCGGTCGGCGGCGACGGCGAACTGCGCAGCGCCGATGGGTCTCAGACCTACGTCAGCCAGATCCGCTCGGACGCGTACGCCAAGGCCGCCCGCCTGATCAACGGCCACGTGAAGGACGAGGGCTCGCGGGTGTTCGCGGAGGAGGACGTCACCGAGGAGGACCTGAAGTCGCTGGCGACGGTGAAGGTCCACTCGGCCTTCTACCAGTACCTGGCCTCGCTGCCGAGCTGGGAGGTGCTGGCCGACGGCCGGTTCGACAGGGCGATGGCCATCGAGATGAACTCGAAGTAG